A section of the Anabaena cylindrica PCC 7122 genome encodes:
- a CDS encoding ATP-binding protein, which yields MFLESTLPAHICNYNQLLLLLEKLDQLLENAIAAAEVAYGSEAANNPYQGIQINDEEVERLLERKPGIPILTIKETAVQEFSADIIQENSRLAWLQEIFGLSDFDINIIAIALAPELDRRYERLYAYLQDDVRCKRPTVDLALNLLCTSAIEKLTRRVHFSADAPLIRHGLLHLYPESHQTDPPLLAHNIKLDTQVIQVLLGETAIDSRLLSFCQLITPKLNLDQLPLKFEIKQGLISVITTNSQAGLPLNLYFPGEDTSGKRHTAEAITKSLRVPLLIAELARIAEAKAEFTTNIKLLFREALFKNALLYIEDLDVLQTKENAILYDSFIQQLKAYPIVTIIAGVKAGVNTATKAIEVMTIPFVMPNFEQRRFYWQNYLQAADITLNDIELDSLSDRFRLTSEQIANAVATATNQAGWESAVLGFTDTKLTSQQPISLTDLFTAARGLSGQDLATLARHIQPKYAWEDIVLPDNQKNLLREICNQVKHQHLVWEKWGFESKLSLGRGLNVMFSGTSGTGKTMAAEIIAQELQLDLYKIDLSQVVSKYIGETEKNLNHIFTAATNANAILLFDEADALFGKRSEVKDAHDRYANLEISYLLQKMEEYEGITILTTNLRMNMDDAFVRRLRFIVEFPFPNEKQRYQIWQKIFPTSAPCSPEIDLNFLARNFELTGANIRNIALTAAFLSADDSNQIEMSHLIQAIRREYQKMGKILKDKELGRVGSNSF from the coding sequence ATGTTTCTTGAAAGTACATTACCCGCGCATATTTGTAACTATAATCAACTCTTGCTGCTTTTAGAAAAATTGGATCAACTACTAGAAAATGCTATAGCAGCCGCCGAAGTTGCTTATGGTTCAGAAGCAGCTAATAACCCCTATCAGGGAATACAAATCAATGACGAAGAAGTAGAAAGGTTGCTCGAAAGAAAACCGGGAATACCAATATTGACGATTAAAGAAACTGCGGTTCAAGAATTTTCTGCTGATATTATTCAGGAAAATTCTCGGTTAGCCTGGCTTCAGGAAATTTTTGGTTTATCAGATTTCGATATCAATATTATAGCGATCGCACTCGCCCCAGAACTAGACCGCCGTTATGAAAGACTTTATGCCTATCTCCAAGATGATGTACGCTGTAAGCGCCCGACGGTAGATTTAGCTTTGAATTTACTCTGTACTTCAGCCATAGAAAAACTAACAAGGCGGGTTCATTTTAGTGCTGATGCGCCTCTTATTCGTCATGGTTTGCTGCACCTTTACCCCGAATCTCATCAAACAGATCCTCCCCTACTTGCCCATAATATTAAACTTGATACACAAGTCATTCAAGTATTGTTAGGAGAAACAGCAATTGACAGCAGACTCCTTTCTTTCTGTCAACTAATTACCCCTAAATTAAATTTAGATCAATTGCCTTTAAAATTTGAAATCAAGCAAGGTTTAATCTCTGTAATCACTACTAATTCGCAAGCAGGTTTACCCCTAAATTTATATTTTCCAGGTGAGGATACATCTGGAAAACGTCATACGGCTGAAGCTATTACCAAGTCATTGCGAGTACCTTTGTTAATCGCCGAATTGGCGCGCATTGCGGAAGCTAAAGCCGAATTTACAACTAATATCAAATTATTATTTCGGGAAGCTTTGTTTAAAAATGCTTTGCTGTATATAGAAGATTTAGACGTTTTGCAAACGAAAGAAAATGCTATTTTATATGACAGCTTTATCCAGCAGTTAAAAGCATATCCTATAGTTACTATTATCGCTGGTGTGAAAGCTGGGGTAAATACGGCGACTAAAGCCATAGAAGTGATGACGATTCCTTTTGTAATGCCCAATTTTGAGCAGCGTCGTTTTTATTGGCAAAATTACTTACAAGCCGCAGATATTACCCTTAATGATATAGAATTGGATAGTTTGAGCGATCGCTTTCGTCTCACTTCTGAACAAATTGCCAATGCTGTGGCAACGGCTACTAATCAAGCAGGCTGGGAAAGTGCGGTATTAGGGTTTACTGACACCAAACTTACTTCACAACAACCCATATCATTAACTGATTTATTTACCGCTGCCAGAGGATTATCAGGACAGGATTTAGCTACCCTAGCGCGGCACATTCAGCCTAAATATGCTTGGGAAGATATTGTATTACCAGATAATCAAAAGAATTTATTGAGAGAAATCTGCAATCAAGTCAAGCACCAACATTTAGTTTGGGAAAAGTGGGGTTTTGAAAGTAAATTATCACTGGGAAGAGGACTAAATGTCATGTTTTCTGGAACATCAGGTACAGGTAAAACAATGGCTGCGGAAATCATTGCCCAAGAATTACAACTTGATTTGTATAAAATTGATTTATCCCAAGTTGTTAGTAAATATATTGGTGAAACAGAAAAAAACCTCAATCATATTTTTACTGCTGCTACCAACGCTAATGCTATTCTTTTATTTGATGAAGCAGATGCCCTATTTGGTAAGCGCAGTGAAGTAAAAGATGCCCATGATCGTTATGCTAATTTGGAAATAAGTTACCTATTACAGAAAATGGAAGAGTATGAAGGTATAACCATTCTCACAACCAATCTACGCATGAATATGGATGATGCTTTTGTGCGGCGACTACGGTTTATTGTTGAATTTCCATTTCCTAATGAAAAACAACGATACCAGATTTGGCAGAAAATATTTCCTACCAGCGCACCCTGTAGTCCTGAAATAGATTTAAATTTCCTAGCCCGTAATTTTGAACTTACAGGAGCGAATATTCGTAATATTGCCTTAACAGCCGCATTTCTATCTGCTGATGATAGCAATCAGATTGAGATGTCTCACTTAATTCAAGCAATACGTCGTGAATATCAAAAAATGGGCAAAATTCTCAAGGATAAAGAATTAGGTAGAGTTGGCTCAAATTCTTTCTGA